From Halapricum desulfuricans, a single genomic window includes:
- a CDS encoding YgaP family membrane protein: protein MKRNVGRTDRTARIAAGSALVGAGVLMGPKSPVKGAVATGTGGIMVATGATGRCPAYKLAGVDTRNGE from the coding sequence ATGAAACGCAATGTCGGTCGGACGGATCGTACCGCTCGCATCGCAGCCGGGTCCGCACTCGTCGGCGCAGGCGTCCTGATGGGTCCGAAATCCCCGGTCAAAGGTGCTGTCGCAACTGGCACTGGTGGCATAATGGTCGCGACCGGTGCGACGGGTCGCTGTCCCGCCTACAAACTCGCCGGCGTGGATACTCGCAACGGCGAGTAG
- a CDS encoding methyltransferase family protein → MSTTLLAVGLAGGAAQIGLTGWAAIDGSRRPWPPDQISGQFGLYWLLVMAMAGSFFGLIGTTAGSLYPVGIVSVAGGGAFLLGAALNVLTADEFDGPEEILGLEWRHHASGPFQFSRNPEVLGHVGAVAGLAVATGSWQAMVVAGAIVGWFTLKPLAEEPVLADRYGEQYERYRTQVNRYVDWTGLSGAFGSCQNDCPE, encoded by the coding sequence ATGAGCACGACACTACTCGCGGTCGGGCTGGCCGGCGGAGCGGCACAGATCGGCCTGACCGGCTGGGCGGCGATCGACGGTAGCCGGCGCCCGTGGCCACCCGATCAAATATCGGGGCAGTTCGGCCTGTACTGGTTGCTCGTGATGGCTATGGCGGGCTCGTTCTTCGGACTGATTGGGACGACTGCGGGCAGTCTCTATCCCGTCGGGATCGTGTCTGTCGCTGGCGGCGGGGCGTTTCTGCTGGGTGCCGCGTTGAACGTGTTGACCGCTGATGAGTTCGACGGCCCGGAAGAGATACTGGGACTCGAGTGGCGCCATCACGCTTCGGGGCCGTTTCAGTTCTCCCGGAATCCCGAGGTGCTTGGCCACGTCGGTGCGGTCGCCGGTCTCGCCGTCGCGACCGGTTCCTGGCAGGCGATGGTCGTCGCAGGAGCAATCGTCGGCTGGTTCACGCTCAAACCGCTCGCCGAGGAGCCGGTGTTGGCGGATCGGTACGGCGAGCAATACGAACGGTACCGGACACAGGTGAACCGATACGTCGATTGGACGGGGCTCTCCGGAGCGTTTGGCTCGTGTCAGAACGACTGTCCAGAGTGA
- a CDS encoding MBL fold metallo-hydrolase, producing the protein MDIQFLGGAGEIGRSAILVNDSLLLDYGMQSSTPPQYPVGDVDPDAVVVSHGHLDHVGALPSLLSGDARPPVHWTPPTRELALTLARDTLKLHGNTPQCPFTETDVQRLTQVSETHGYRESFETGGHEVTFFDAGHIPGSAHVLVDDGETRLLYTGDFHTDDQRLVAGTTARPEADVVVCESTYSDVEHEDREAVEKRFVESLRTTLWEGGTVVVPAFAIGRTQEMLLLCEANDIPCYVDGMGTDVTEMLRRYPAFVRDPDALQRAKSHARIVDGRDGQRRRIAEQNTVIVTTSGMLSGGPAMTYIPEIADRPTNKITLAGYQVEGTPGRDLLETGSAEIDGRRMPVAAQVEAYDFSAHADREGLLDFLEGYRDAEILVNHGDRCSEFAAELRADGYDASAPSLGETGRTRE; encoded by the coding sequence ATGGATATCCAGTTTCTCGGTGGTGCCGGCGAGATCGGTCGGAGTGCGATCCTCGTCAACGACTCGCTGTTGCTGGATTACGGTATGCAGTCATCCACGCCACCGCAGTATCCGGTCGGGGACGTCGACCCCGATGCGGTCGTCGTCAGCCACGGCCACCTCGATCACGTTGGGGCGCTGCCCTCGCTGTTGAGCGGTGACGCGCGTCCGCCGGTCCACTGGACGCCACCCACCCGAGAACTCGCGCTGACGCTCGCCCGGGACACGCTCAAACTCCACGGCAACACCCCGCAGTGTCCGTTCACCGAGACGGACGTCCAGCGACTCACGCAGGTCTCCGAGACCCACGGCTACCGGGAGTCTTTCGAGACTGGCGGTCACGAAGTGACCTTCTTCGATGCCGGTCACATCCCCGGATCGGCGCACGTGCTCGTTGACGACGGCGAGACGCGATTGCTCTATACGGGTGATTTCCACACTGACGACCAGCGACTCGTCGCCGGTACGACCGCGCGTCCCGAGGCCGACGTCGTCGTCTGTGAGAGCACCTACTCCGATGTCGAACACGAAGACAGAGAGGCTGTCGAGAAGCGATTCGTCGAGAGTCTGCGGACGACGCTGTGGGAGGGTGGTACCGTCGTCGTGCCGGCGTTCGCGATCGGTCGAACCCAGGAGATGCTTCTGCTCTGTGAAGCCAACGACATCCCCTGTTACGTTGATGGAATGGGCACGGACGTGACCGAGATGCTGCGCCGATACCCCGCCTTCGTGCGAGATCCGGACGCGCTGCAACGCGCGAAATCCCACGCCCGGATCGTCGACGGTCGCGACGGTCAGCGGCGACGGATCGCCGAACAGAACACTGTGATTGTCACGACCAGCGGGATGCTCTCGGGCGGGCCCGCGATGACGTATATCCCGGAGATCGCCGACCGGCCGACGAACAAGATCACCCTGGCCGGCTACCAGGTCGAGGGCACGCCGGGCCGGGACCTGCTGGAGACCGGCAGCGCGGAGATTGACGGCCGCCGGATGCCCGTCGCTGCACAGGTCGAAGCCTACGATTTCTCGGCCCACGCCGATCGAGAGGGACTACTGGACTTTCTTGAGGGGTATCGGGACGCCGAGATTCTCGTCAACCACGGCGATCGGTGTAGCGAGTTCGCGGCCGAACTCCGTGCGGACGGCTACGACGCGAGCGCCCCCTCGCTCGGTGAGACGGGGCGGACCCGTGAGTAG
- a CDS encoding alpha-amylase domain-containing protein: protein MSSYGAAAVGAGSGSDTEIDLGAGAVYQYYHTPWTEIRASLDAVAAAGYDAIQVPPAQRSKRTWADPEPRGYQPIDHLDFDSAFGTESAYQEMVETAHEHGLAVIADAVTNHMAEGVDFDQFPHFSWGDFRHEGPIRDDEDDWELQHRDLEGLPDLRQESAHVRDVLESYIEKYAEMGVDGVRWDAVKHVSPAFFRDYANPWAAERGLFTVGEVLHGAVPYCAAYFETGMTVMDYPLYFTMREDVFHRDGDFNALDGAGLVNRDPGRSMTFVSNHDSPPPEYEELAHAFILTYQGYPRVYSKRFDIENETISNLLSIRRRFGSGPALTRHLDSACYVFEREGSLLVGLNRADDSRSVTVDTPWEATTLRDYAHTGPEVTTDADGTVELSIPSVDWVCYAPVTPS from the coding sequence ATGTCCAGCTACGGGGCTGCCGCTGTCGGGGCCGGATCCGGGTCCGACACCGAGATCGATCTCGGAGCGGGTGCCGTCTATCAGTATTATCACACGCCCTGGACCGAGATACGGGCGTCGCTCGACGCCGTCGCCGCGGCCGGCTACGACGCGATCCAGGTCCCGCCGGCCCAGCGGAGCAAACGCACCTGGGCGGACCCGGAGCCGCGGGGCTATCAGCCGATCGATCACCTCGATTTCGACAGCGCTTTCGGTACCGAATCAGCGTACCAAGAGATGGTCGAGACGGCCCACGAACACGGGCTGGCCGTCATCGCCGACGCGGTCACCAACCACATGGCCGAGGGAGTCGATTTCGACCAATTCCCGCACTTTAGCTGGGGTGACTTCCGTCACGAGGGCCCGATCAGGGACGACGAGGACGACTGGGAACTCCAGCACCGCGACCTCGAGGGGTTGCCGGACCTTCGCCAGGAGTCGGCTCACGTCCGGGACGTGCTGGAATCGTACATCGAAAAGTACGCCGAGATGGGCGTCGACGGGGTTCGCTGGGACGCGGTCAAGCACGTGTCGCCGGCGTTCTTCCGCGACTACGCGAACCCGTGGGCAGCCGAACGCGGGCTCTTCACCGTCGGCGAGGTCCTGCACGGCGCAGTCCCGTACTGTGCGGCGTATTTCGAGACGGGGATGACGGTCATGGACTACCCGCTCTATTTCACGATGCGTGAGGACGTGTTCCACCGGGACGGTGATTTCAACGCCCTGGACGGGGCCGGCCTCGTGAACCGGGATCCGGGTCGATCGATGACGTTCGTCTCCAATCACGACAGCCCGCCGCCCGAGTACGAGGAACTCGCACACGCCTTTATCCTCACGTACCAGGGGTATCCCCGCGTGTACAGCAAACGATTCGATATCGAGAACGAGACGATCTCGAACCTGCTGTCGATCCGGCGACGCTTCGGGTCGGGTCCGGCACTGACGCGCCATCTCGACTCCGCCTGTTACGTGTTCGAACGCGAAGGAAGCCTGCTGGTCGGGCTCAACCGCGCCGATGACTCCCGCTCCGTCACAGTAGACACGCCCTGGGAGGCGACCACGCTCCGGGACTACGCCCACACCGGCCCGGAGGTCACGACCGACGCGGACGGGACCGTCGAACTCTCGATCCCGTCGGTCGACTGGGTCTGCTACGCACCGGTGACCCCGTCCTGA
- a CDS encoding type 1 glutamine amidotransferase codes for MQPPQIALLNAAHEAADTRRNFRRELDADLVEFHAPSGDLPDSFEFDGCVVTGSKASVYWDEPWIGRLKEWVGDAVQAGLPFLGVCYGHQLLADVTGGQVEPMGEYEIGYRTVHQIRDNLLLDGIGEDFTVFTTHSDRVRTAPPGAEVFARNDYGIHGFRKDRVFSVQFHPEYDMQTARSVTTGKDELDDETIETVLAGITERNYQSAQKATRLFDNFLSFVERVQDKRTAVDRL; via the coding sequence ATGCAACCGCCACAGATCGCCCTGTTGAACGCGGCACACGAGGCTGCCGACACACGACGGAACTTCCGGCGTGAGCTCGATGCGGATCTCGTCGAGTTCCACGCTCCGTCGGGTGACCTTCCCGATAGCTTCGAGTTCGACGGCTGTGTGGTGACAGGGTCGAAGGCGTCCGTGTACTGGGACGAGCCGTGGATCGGCCGGCTGAAAGAGTGGGTCGGCGACGCCGTGCAGGCGGGGCTGCCGTTTCTGGGTGTCTGTTATGGCCATCAGTTGCTAGCGGACGTGACCGGCGGGCAGGTCGAACCGATGGGCGAGTACGAGATCGGGTATCGCACGGTCCATCAGATCCGTGACAACCTCCTGCTCGACGGCATCGGCGAGGACTTCACGGTTTTCACTACCCACTCCGACCGGGTCAGGACTGCTCCACCCGGTGCCGAAGTGTTCGCACGGAATGATTACGGTATCCACGGTTTTCGGAAGGACCGCGTTTTCAGCGTGCAGTTTCACCCGGAGTACGACATGCAGACCGCCAGGTCGGTCACGACCGGCAAAGACGAACTCGACGACGAAACCATCGAGACAGTCCTCGCGGGAATCACCGAACGGAACTATCAGTCCGCCCAGAAGGCGACTCGGCTGTTCGACAATTTCCTTTCGTTCGTCGAACGCGTACAGGACAAGCGGACGGCCGTCGACCGGCTGTGA
- a CDS encoding NUDIX domain-containing protein encodes MDEREVVTCFLRNEGRVLLARRSDDAGSYPGQWGAITGYLTPERGAPPDDPETAARREICEETGLEDVALVRQGEPFAVEDADRGTRWRVHPFLFETETRGIDPNWELPEYEWIHATAIRRRETVPDLWRSYDRVRPTVGTVAADGEHGSAWISLRALEVLRDEAALAADFETVAAVARELLAARPSMAVVETRINRVMSAAGVAPGDVEAAAREEIASAVEADRVAAAVAADRIEGARVCTLSRSGTVQTALERADPDAVLIAESRPGGEGIDVAESLAGDFEVTLTSDAALAGRLAEFDADAVVVGADTILPDGRVLNKVGTHGLALAAAAHDLPCYAVAAADKITPDTEVDVEQAPTTLYEGDADVVVANPLFETTPPDRWTGICTDEGMLDADDVSDIAARHRSHRQW; translated from the coding sequence ATGGACGAACGCGAGGTCGTTACGTGCTTCCTGCGCAACGAGGGGCGGGTCCTGCTCGCCCGCCGCAGCGACGACGCCGGATCCTATCCGGGCCAGTGGGGAGCGATCACCGGCTATCTCACGCCGGAGCGTGGTGCGCCCCCGGACGACCCCGAGACGGCCGCCCGCCGGGAGATCTGCGAGGAGACCGGCCTCGAAGACGTGGCGCTCGTCCGGCAGGGCGAGCCGTTCGCGGTCGAGGACGCCGACCGAGGGACGCGCTGGCGCGTCCATCCGTTCCTGTTCGAGACGGAGACCCGCGGGATCGACCCGAACTGGGAACTCCCGGAGTACGAGTGGATCCACGCGACTGCGATCCGGCGGCGCGAGACAGTGCCCGACCTGTGGCGGTCCTACGACCGCGTTCGACCGACGGTCGGGACCGTCGCAGCCGACGGCGAACACGGGTCGGCCTGGATCTCGCTGCGGGCACTCGAAGTCCTGCGTGACGAGGCCGCACTGGCAGCGGACTTCGAGACCGTCGCCGCCGTGGCCCGGGAGTTACTCGCGGCGCGGCCGTCGATGGCGGTCGTCGAGACCCGGATCAACCGCGTCATGAGTGCAGCTGGCGTCGCCCCTGGGGATGTCGAAGCCGCGGCTCGCGAGGAGATCGCGAGCGCTGTCGAGGCCGATCGGGTGGCCGCGGCCGTCGCCGCGGACCGGATCGAGGGCGCGCGGGTCTGTACCCTCTCGCGATCCGGGACGGTGCAGACGGCACTGGAGCGTGCCGACCCCGACGCTGTACTGATCGCGGAATCCCGGCCCGGCGGAGAGGGGATCGATGTCGCGGAGTCGCTGGCCGGTGACTTCGAGGTGACGCTGACGAGCGATGCCGCGCTGGCCGGCCGACTCGCCGAGTTCGATGCCGACGCGGTGGTCGTCGGTGCCGACACGATCCTGCCGGACGGCCGCGTCCTGAACAAAGTGGGAACGCACGGACTCGCGCTGGCGGCGGCCGCCCACGATCTGCCGTGTTACGCAGTCGCCGCCGCGGACAAGATCACACCCGACACCGAGGTCGACGTCGAACAGGCACCGACGACGCTGTACGAGGGCGACGCCGACGTTGTGGTCGCGAACCCGCTGTTCGAGACGACGCCGCCCGATCGCTGGACTGGGATCTGTACCGACGAGGGGATGCTCGATGCCGACGACGTGAGCGATATCGCCGCCCGACACCGGTCACATCGACAGTGGTGA
- a CDS encoding NifB/NifX family molybdenum-iron cluster-binding protein produces the protein MSAHFGRAPNFTVYDTEVGTLEVHENDGKHHGGRQSPPEIIASTGADVLVCGNLGQKAVERFDAMEIDVYRGASGTVEDAVEQFQADELDEALPGGDNCSGDHDHGHDHDHGHDHDHGHDHDHGH, from the coding sequence GTGTCCGCACACTTCGGTCGCGCACCGAACTTCACAGTGTACGACACCGAAGTCGGAACGCTGGAAGTACACGAAAACGACGGGAAACACCACGGCGGCAGGCAGTCCCCGCCCGAGATCATCGCATCGACGGGGGCTGACGTGCTCGTCTGTGGTAACCTGGGGCAAAAGGCCGTCGAACGGTTCGACGCGATGGAGATCGACGTCTATCGCGGCGCCTCCGGGACTGTCGAAGACGCAGTCGAACAGTTCCAGGCCGACGAACTCGACGAAGCGCTCCCGGGCGGAGACAACTGCAGCGGCGATCACGATCACGGACACGATCACGATCACGGACACGATCACGATCACGGACACGACCACGATCACGGCCACTGA
- a CDS encoding ABC transporter substrate-binding protein, with amino-acid sequence MYDRRTLLRAIGTGTAATLAGCSVVGDSAGGERTVTDDAGREVSLPEDVDRVVAVGPGALRQVAYLGATDRVVGVEDGERDWIRTVPYNMANPDLRDKPVIGSAGPNAGGNAEEILSVDPDVIFFYGDDSRAETLQSQTTTPVVSLQITDLGGETTRTGIYETWRLVGDVLGLDGRADELETFVEGTIEDLHERTADIPDANRVEAYAGAVSYKGAHGLATTRKRFSPFAYAGVDNVAGGVGTDSPSVQISEERLLEWDPDVIFVDSNNRDRARLDLDSETLDGLTAVSESKVYTLLPHASYHHNYGSILANAYFVGVTLYPDRFSDSDLSTTIDSIFETMLGAPLYDDLRDTYEAHRRLDDLDG; translated from the coding sequence ATGTACGACCGTCGCACACTGCTGCGGGCAATAGGCACGGGGACGGCGGCGACGCTGGCGGGCTGTTCAGTGGTGGGCGACTCCGCCGGGGGCGAGCGGACGGTCACCGACGATGCGGGACGGGAGGTCTCACTACCCGAGGACGTCGACCGTGTCGTGGCGGTCGGTCCCGGAGCCCTGCGACAGGTAGCGTATCTCGGCGCGACTGATCGCGTCGTCGGCGTCGAAGACGGCGAACGCGACTGGATACGAACGGTGCCGTACAATATGGCCAATCCGGACCTTCGAGACAAACCCGTCATCGGCTCTGCGGGCCCCAATGCCGGCGGTAACGCCGAGGAAATCCTGTCGGTCGATCCCGACGTGATCTTCTTTTATGGCGACGACTCACGGGCCGAGACGCTGCAGTCCCAGACGACCACACCCGTCGTCTCCTTGCAGATTACGGATCTTGGCGGTGAGACGACCCGCACGGGGATCTACGAGACCTGGCGGCTGGTCGGTGACGTGCTCGGACTCGACGGTCGGGCCGACGAACTGGAGACGTTCGTCGAGGGGACGATCGAAGATCTCCACGAGCGAACGGCCGATATCCCGGACGCGAACCGAGTCGAGGCCTACGCGGGGGCAGTAAGTTACAAAGGTGCACACGGACTGGCGACCACGCGAAAGCGATTCTCGCCGTTCGCGTACGCCGGCGTGGACAACGTCGCAGGCGGTGTCGGGACCGACTCGCCGTCGGTACAGATCAGCGAGGAGCGACTCCTCGAATGGGATCCCGACGTGATCTTCGTCGACTCGAACAACCGCGATCGCGCCCGTTTGGACCTAGATAGCGAGACCCTCGACGGATTGACTGCCGTCTCCGAGAGCAAGGTATACACACTCCTCCCACACGCGAGCTATCACCACAACTACGGGTCGATCCTCGCGAACGCCTACTTCGTCGGCGTAACGCTGTATCCCGACCGTTTCAGCGACAGTGACCTCTCTACGACGATCGATTCGATCTTCGAGACGATGCTCGGGGCACCGCTGTACGACGACCTGCGTGACACATACGAGGCGCACAGACGCCTCGATGATCTCGATGGCTAG
- a CDS encoding metallophosphoesterase family protein — MNVAIISDTHIPSRAHSIPAWARRRISEADYVIHAGDFDSTKALADVREFASRLTAVGGNMDPRGLDLPDVQTVRLGGVTFVVTHGTGSRRDYEDRVARIVRDQDVDGPVVGVSGHTHELLDATVDGVRLLNPGSVTGAAPAQEATMLTAEVGDGELAVTVRRE, encoded by the coding sequence ATGAACGTCGCGATCATCAGCGATACCCACATCCCCTCACGAGCGCACTCGATCCCGGCCTGGGCGCGCCGGCGTATCAGCGAGGCCGACTACGTCATCCACGCGGGCGATTTCGACTCGACGAAAGCGCTGGCGGACGTGCGCGAATTCGCCTCTCGGCTCACGGCCGTCGGGGGGAATATGGACCCACGCGGACTGGACCTGCCGGACGTCCAGACCGTCCGGCTCGGCGGCGTCACGTTCGTCGTGACCCACGGCACGGGGAGTCGCCGCGACTACGAAGACCGCGTCGCCCGGATCGTCCGCGATCAGGACGTCGACGGCCCAGTCGTCGGCGTTTCGGGACACACCCACGAACTGCTGGACGCGACCGTCGACGGCGTCCGCCTGCTCAACCCCGGCAGTGTCACCGGTGCGGCGCCAGCCCAGGAGGCGACGATGCTGACCGCCGAGGTCGGCGACGGCGAACTGGCCGTGACGGTACGACGGGAGTGA
- a CDS encoding glutamate-cysteine ligase family protein, producing the protein MSQTVRRSIEVEYWVTDEAGQLVSPGELTAAAQGVEREFVEPLLEIKTPPCETTEELQTELFDRLGAVLGRAEELGKRLVPLATPVNAGEIQELPEERTRIQNEVVGDQFRYVRHCAGTHIHFEQQPGQVVDQLNGLIALDPALALVNSSPYFQGQRLATGARSKLYRWMAYEDLSKQGRLWRYLEDEADWTRRLDRRYQEFLAAATEAGVDRQAVSADFDPESAVWTPVQIRNEFGTVEWRSPDTALPSHVLQLADGLATVVQRLVQTDVRIGGNRGEVTESAVLLPEFDAVLEYVEAAIRDGLRSKAVRSYLDRMGLDVASYEPTATRIDEGGAIDPHAARQLRLEYADRLEREVHQRSPAVAD; encoded by the coding sequence ATGAGCCAGACAGTCAGACGGTCCATTGAGGTCGAGTACTGGGTCACCGACGAAGCGGGGCAGCTCGTATCGCCCGGCGAACTCACAGCGGCCGCACAGGGAGTCGAGCGGGAGTTCGTCGAACCGCTGCTGGAGATCAAAACGCCACCGTGCGAGACAACGGAAGAGCTTCAAACGGAACTGTTCGACCGTCTCGGAGCCGTCCTCGGACGCGCCGAGGAACTTGGGAAGCGACTCGTGCCGCTCGCGACCCCGGTCAACGCCGGGGAGATTCAGGAGCTTCCCGAGGAACGGACTCGGATTCAAAACGAGGTCGTCGGTGACCAGTTTCGATACGTGCGACACTGCGCGGGGACGCATATCCACTTCGAACAACAACCGGGACAGGTGGTCGACCAGTTGAACGGCCTGATCGCGCTCGATCCGGCCCTGGCCCTGGTCAATTCCTCACCGTACTTTCAGGGGCAGCGCCTGGCAACTGGTGCCCGGTCGAAACTGTATCGCTGGATGGCCTACGAGGACCTGTCCAAGCAGGGACGGCTATGGCGGTACCTCGAAGACGAAGCCGACTGGACGCGCCGACTCGATCGCCGCTACCAGGAGTTCCTGGCCGCGGCGACGGAGGCGGGTGTCGATCGGCAGGCCGTCAGTGCTGATTTTGATCCCGAGAGCGCGGTCTGGACGCCGGTGCAGATCCGGAACGAATTCGGGACGGTCGAATGGCGCTCGCCTGACACAGCGCTCCCGAGTCACGTTCTGCAGTTGGCCGACGGGCTCGCCACTGTCGTCCAGCGGCTCGTCCAGACAGACGTCCGTATCGGTGGCAATCGCGGGGAAGTCACTGAGTCTGCAGTCCTGTTGCCCGAATTTGACGCTGTCCTCGAATACGTCGAGGCCGCGATCCGGGACGGACTGCGGTCCAAGGCAGTACGCTCGTATCTCGACCGGATGGGTCTGGATGTCGCGTCCTACGAACCGACTGCAACCCGCATCGATGAGGGTGGAGCTATCGATCCGCACGCAGCCCGCCAGCTGCGACTGGAATACGCGGACCGACTTGAACGCGAAGTGCACCAGCGTTCACCAGCGGTCGCAGATTGA
- a CDS encoding FecCD family ABC transporter permease produces MARATGEQENTGHRAQGSKSVRQRRKRTTRRTYAVAGGSTLALLAVSLIGIAIGSVDVPLGDLVAALFGGGTATQRTIVWNLRVPRVLGAIVAGAGLAVAGAAMQTVLRNPLGAPYTLGISQAAAFGAAVAVVFGFGSAAAEFGSIGPYLTTIAAFLAAMVSTVLILLLVTYRQATPETLILTGVAVGSLFTAGMTLLQYFASDTEVAAIVYWTFGDVGRAGWPHVAFMGLVVLAGLAYFLSNAWSYDVMDAGTATAKSLGVPVESLRIRGMAVASLLTAIVISFVGIIGFVGLVAPHIVRLLIGGTERHLLPITAVVGGGLLVAADTLARTVLAPIVLPVGILTSFLGAPLFIYLVINGREYW; encoded by the coding sequence ATGGCTAGGGCGACAGGCGAACAGGAGAATACAGGCCACCGTGCTCAGGGCAGCAAGTCGGTCCGACAGCGTCGCAAACGGACCACTCGGCGCACCTACGCCGTCGCAGGGGGATCGACACTCGCCCTCCTGGCCGTGTCGCTGATCGGAATCGCGATCGGGTCCGTGGACGTGCCACTGGGTGATCTCGTCGCTGCGCTTTTCGGTGGCGGGACGGCGACCCAGCGGACGATCGTCTGGAACCTCCGTGTGCCGCGGGTCCTCGGTGCGATCGTCGCCGGAGCCGGACTCGCGGTCGCCGGCGCGGCGATGCAGACCGTCCTCCGGAACCCGCTTGGCGCACCCTACACACTGGGTATCTCCCAGGCTGCAGCGTTCGGCGCGGCCGTGGCGGTCGTCTTTGGCTTCGGTAGTGCGGCCGCCGAGTTCGGGTCGATCGGGCCGTATCTCACGACGATCGCGGCCTTTCTGGCGGCGATGGTCTCGACGGTGTTGATCTTGCTACTTGTGACCTATCGTCAGGCCACCCCCGAGACGCTGATTCTCACCGGGGTCGCGGTCGGGTCGCTGTTCACCGCCGGGATGACCTTGCTGCAGTACTTCGCAAGCGACACCGAAGTCGCGGCCATCGTCTACTGGACGTTCGGCGACGTCGGCCGTGCCGGGTGGCCACACGTCGCGTTTATGGGGCTCGTCGTCCTGGCCGGGCTGGCGTATTTCCTGTCCAACGCCTGGAGCTACGACGTGATGGACGCGGGGACGGCGACCGCCAAGAGCCTGGGCGTCCCCGTCGAGTCGCTGCGGATCCGGGGGATGGCCGTCGCCTCGCTGCTGACCGCAATCGTCATCTCCTTTGTCGGGATTATCGGGTTCGTCGGACTGGTCGCACCGCATATCGTCCGGCTGCTCATCGGTGGCACCGAACGACACCTGCTGCCGATCACGGCGGTCGTCGGTGGTGGGCTCCTTGTCGCGGCCGACACGCTCGCACGGACCGTCCTGGCGCCCATCGTCTTGCCCGTCGGGATCCTCACCTCGTTTCTGGGCGCGCCGCTTTTCATCTACCTCGTCATCAACGGGAGGGAATACTGGTGA
- a CDS encoding MarR family transcriptional regulator, producing MDALEEDTGVLESKRTATRYQILVGIAERQPAVSQQEIADEIGVTAQAVSDYLQELVEDGYVEKHGRGRYEVTKEGVDWLISQTTSLRDFLDHVSEDVIGQVEIETAIAATDLGEGKTVTLAMQDGVLHAEAGETGGATAVAVTDAAAGEDVGVTNFEGVLEYDLGTVTVVAVPHIRNGGSEAVDPERIGGEADGHDLIATAGTEALAAARSAGRTPDIRFGTADAVTEAATKGLDVLLVATTTELSRHTDQLRENGISYEVLDAGV from the coding sequence ATGGACGCGCTTGAGGAAGATACAGGGGTCTTGGAGAGCAAGCGCACCGCGACGCGATATCAGATCCTGGTCGGGATCGCGGAGCGCCAGCCGGCGGTCAGCCAGCAGGAGATCGCCGACGAGATCGGGGTCACGGCACAGGCCGTCAGCGATTATCTGCAGGAACTGGTCGAGGACGGCTACGTCGAGAAACACGGTCGCGGGCGCTACGAGGTGACCAAGGAAGGCGTCGACTGGTTGATCTCCCAGACCACCTCGCTGCGAGACTTCCTCGATCACGTCTCCGAGGACGTTATCGGTCAGGTGGAAATCGAGACGGCGATCGCCGCGACGGACCTCGGGGAGGGAAAAACCGTCACGCTGGCGATGCAAGACGGGGTGTTACACGCCGAAGCCGGCGAGACCGGCGGCGCGACGGCAGTCGCAGTGACCGACGCGGCGGCCGGCGAGGACGTCGGCGTCACGAACTTCGAGGGCGTCCTCGAGTACGACCTCGGAACGGTGACGGTCGTCGCGGTCCCGCACATCCGCAACGGCGGCTCCGAAGCGGTCGATCCGGAGCGCATCGGCGGCGAGGCGGACGGTCACGATCTGATAGCGACCGCCGGCACCGAAGCGCTGGCCGCGGCCCGCAGCGCGGGCCGCACTCCGGACATCCGGTTCGGGACGGCCGACGCCGTCACGGAAGCCGCGACCAAAGGGTTGGACGTGTTGCTCGTGGCGACGACGACCGAACTGTCGCGTCACACCGATCAGTTGCGCGAGAACGGGATCAGCTACGAAGTGCTCGACGCCGGGGTGTGA